Proteins encoded by one window of Panicum virgatum strain AP13 chromosome 7N, P.virgatum_v5, whole genome shotgun sequence:
- the LOC120683802 gene encoding mitochondrial inner membrane protease subunit 2-like: MARRALAAVWPFVNGCITGTVLGMTFADQCASVVTVDGGSMYPTLDAEQGERALVEKRCLYRYDLSRGDVVVFRSPRNHRELLVKRLIALPGDWIQVPENQEIRQIPQGHCWVEGDNASVSMDSRFYGPVPLGLMQGRVTHIVWPPHRIGRVDRKMPEGRIMPL; this comes from the exons ATGGCGCGGAGGGCGTTGGCCGCCGTTTGGCCGTTCGTGAATGGCTGCATCACCGGCACCGTGCTCGGCATGACCTTCGCCGACCAGTGTGCCTCCGTCGTCACCGTGGACGGCGGCTCCATGTACCCCACCCTGGACGCCGAACAGGGCGAGCGCGCGCTGGTGGAGAAGCGCTGCCTCTACCGCTACGACCTCTCCCGCGGCGACGTCGTCGTCTTCCG GTCGCCGAGGAACCACCGTGAACTGCTGGTGAAGAGGTTGATTGCGCTGCCGGGGGATTGGATTCAGGTCCCGGAGAATCAAGAGATCCGGCAGATCCCGCAGGGACACTGCTGGGTAGAAGGGGACAATGCCAGCGTCAGCATGGACTCGAGATTCTATGGCCCT GTTCCTTTGGGTCTGATGCAGGGCAGAGTCACGCACATAGTCTGGCCACCTCACAGAATTGGTCGAGTTGACAGAAAAATGCCAGAAGGAAGGATTATGCCACTATGA